In Stieleria varia, one genomic interval encodes:
- a CDS encoding ABC transporter ATP-binding protein: protein MSFQDEHQETSSSDSTVSAGSPGTPDHWNNPVPIAEPTSIVSPQVPTVHTETRRCIELRRLHRFFGSTRAVNDVTFSVDRGHVFGYIGPNGAGKTTSMRILATLDLPSYGDAYVDGFSVVNDPELVRKRLGFMPDSFGTYRDVNCSEYLDFFARAYGLVGRERIERLKWVLDFTGTNGMAEKPIRGLSKGMKQRLCLGRALIHDPAVMILDEPAAGLDPRARIDLRRMIRELADRGKTILISSHILTELAEVCDSIGIIEQGTLLATGTVDEIHQQQANLLELVIRVLDRGEDAQKLLATLPGVGDIILDGCLLRFPFGGAPSDQAGLVARLVQEGFGVVEIISRKKSLEDVFLQVTKGLVQ, encoded by the coding sequence ATGAGCTTTCAAGACGAGCATCAGGAAACGAGCAGCAGCGATTCCACTGTGTCCGCCGGGTCACCTGGAACGCCTGACCACTGGAACAATCCGGTGCCGATTGCCGAACCAACTAGCATCGTGAGTCCGCAGGTGCCAACCGTTCACACCGAGACGCGACGGTGCATTGAGTTGCGGCGACTGCACCGGTTCTTTGGCTCGACACGAGCAGTCAACGATGTGACTTTCTCGGTCGATCGAGGCCATGTGTTCGGATACATCGGACCCAATGGAGCCGGCAAAACGACGTCGATGCGAATTCTGGCGACGTTGGACTTGCCCAGCTATGGCGATGCTTACGTGGATGGTTTTTCTGTCGTCAATGATCCTGAGTTGGTTCGCAAGCGTTTGGGGTTCATGCCTGATTCGTTCGGCACGTATCGTGATGTCAACTGCAGCGAGTACCTGGACTTTTTTGCCCGCGCCTACGGGCTCGTGGGCAGGGAACGAATCGAGCGATTGAAATGGGTGCTTGATTTCACCGGCACCAATGGGATGGCGGAGAAACCCATTCGTGGATTGAGCAAGGGAATGAAGCAGCGTTTGTGCTTGGGTCGCGCATTGATCCATGATCCTGCGGTCATGATCTTGGATGAACCGGCAGCGGGCCTGGACCCCAGAGCTCGAATCGATCTGCGACGCATGATCCGCGAGTTGGCTGACCGCGGCAAAACGATTTTGATCAGCAGTCACATTTTGACCGAGCTGGCGGAAGTCTGTGATTCGATCGGCATCATCGAGCAAGGGACATTGCTGGCGACGGGCACCGTGGACGAGATTCATCAACAGCAAGCCAATTTGCTGGAGTTGGTCATTCGAGTATTGGATCGCGGTGAGGACGCTCAAAAACTGCTGGCGACGTTGCCGGGCGTCGGCGACATCATCTTGGACGGTTGCCTGTTGCGATTTCCGTTCGGGGGAGCCCCGAGCGATCAAGCCGGCCTGGTGGCACGGCTGGTGCAGGAAGGATTTGGAGTGGTGGAGATCATCAGTCGCAAAAAGAGTTTGGAAGACGTGTTTTTGCAGGTCACCAAAGGTTTGGTCCAATAA
- a CDS encoding polyprenyl synthetase family protein, with protein sequence MDLTSSVRDQLSEIGGGQLVSKSGQIKMDQIKMDQILDSMDTGTDLSQGKNATRGKSPSIQDGVLQHLYGPVAEFLLCVEDRLRQELQSPYESVAPLLRHGVQLGGKRLRPAMHLLVAEAIGGCNEDNVVISTVLEMVHTATLVHDDVLDDASTRRHVPTVNAQWNNHTSILLGDYLFAQSFRLAATLNSTQACQWIGEAARLVCEGELRQVLTRDQLELDFESYISVIQGKTAELCRVACQLAAVYADASSDVTQNVADYGTKVGIAFQIADDYLDLWGDDRAVGKTLGTDLQQGKITLPVIRLLETASEKDRKSITQILTGPADQRVRDILPWLNASDAKSYTEHVARSYQQDALQHLSVLADSSAKDSLIAIARFAVDRRF encoded by the coding sequence ATGGATTTGACGTCATCGGTACGTGATCAGCTTTCCGAAATCGGTGGCGGCCAGCTCGTCTCCAAATCGGGCCAGATCAAAATGGACCAGATCAAAATGGACCAGATCCTTGATTCAATGGACACTGGCACCGACCTATCGCAAGGAAAAAATGCGACCCGAGGAAAGAGCCCATCGATCCAGGACGGCGTCTTGCAGCATCTCTATGGTCCGGTCGCTGAGTTCTTGCTGTGTGTCGAAGACCGCCTGCGACAAGAGTTGCAGAGCCCCTATGAGTCGGTCGCTCCACTGCTCAGGCATGGCGTGCAGTTGGGCGGCAAGCGGTTGCGTCCCGCGATGCATTTGCTGGTCGCCGAGGCGATCGGTGGGTGCAACGAAGACAATGTGGTGATTTCCACCGTGTTGGAAATGGTCCATACCGCCACCTTGGTCCACGACGATGTCTTGGATGACGCATCGACGCGTCGACATGTTCCGACGGTGAACGCGCAGTGGAACAATCACACCAGCATCTTGTTGGGAGACTATTTGTTCGCGCAGAGTTTTCGTTTGGCCGCCACGTTGAATTCGACGCAAGCCTGTCAGTGGATTGGTGAGGCCGCGAGGTTGGTTTGCGAAGGTGAATTGCGTCAGGTCTTGACCCGCGACCAGCTGGAGCTTGATTTTGAAAGCTACATCAGTGTGATTCAGGGCAAGACAGCAGAGCTCTGCCGAGTGGCTTGTCAATTGGCTGCGGTGTACGCCGACGCGTCGAGTGACGTGACCCAAAACGTTGCCGACTACGGCACGAAGGTGGGGATTGCTTTCCAAATCGCGGACGATTATTTGGATCTGTGGGGCGACGACAGGGCTGTCGGTAAGACACTGGGGACAGACTTGCAGCAAGGCAAAATCACGTTACCCGTGATCCGGTTGTTGGAGACGGCCAGCGAGAAGGATCGCAAATCCATCACCCAGATCTTGACCGGCCCCGCCGACCAACGCGTGCGAGACATCTTGCCGTGGCTAAATGCGAGTGACGCCAAGTCGTATACCGAGCACGTCGCACGAAGCTATCAGCAAGACGCGTTGCAGCACTTGTCTGTGCTGGCGGATTCGTCGGCAAAGGATTCGTTGATCGCGATCGCCCGATTCGCGGTGGACCGACGATTTTGA
- a CDS encoding TatD family hydrolase yields the protein MDYIDPHIHMVSRTTDDYATLARMGCVAMSEPAFWAGYDRGSVDGFRDYFRQLTQTEPKRAAQFGIQHFTWLCINAKEAENVSLSRDVIAMIPEFLDAPNVLGIGEIGLNKNTKNEATIFLEHVDLAVQYNQSILIHTPHLEDKYQGTRMILDMLTGDSRLDRSRVLVDHVEEHTIQEVLDQGFWAGMTLYPVTKCTPERAVDMIERYGGERMLANSAGDWGPSKPTAVPDLIFEMRRRGHSESLIRKVVYDNPIEFFSKSTRFEFTPRDGVQTV from the coding sequence ATGGATTACATCGATCCGCACATCCACATGGTCTCACGAACGACCGACGACTACGCGACTCTGGCCCGGATGGGCTGCGTCGCGATGAGCGAGCCTGCATTCTGGGCCGGCTATGATCGAGGCAGTGTCGACGGTTTTCGAGATTACTTTCGCCAACTCACTCAGACCGAGCCCAAGCGTGCCGCACAGTTCGGTATTCAACATTTCACTTGGCTGTGCATCAACGCCAAGGAAGCCGAAAATGTTTCGCTCTCGAGAGACGTGATCGCGATGATCCCCGAGTTTTTGGACGCGCCCAACGTGCTGGGGATCGGCGAGATCGGCTTGAACAAGAACACCAAGAACGAGGCGACCATCTTTTTGGAGCACGTCGATCTGGCAGTGCAGTACAACCAGTCGATCTTGATCCACACGCCGCACTTGGAGGACAAATACCAAGGCACGCGGATGATCTTGGACATGTTGACCGGCGATTCACGTTTGGATCGATCGCGGGTATTGGTCGACCATGTGGAAGAACACACGATCCAAGAGGTCCTGGACCAGGGTTTCTGGGCCGGGATGACGTTGTACCCGGTCACCAAATGCACACCGGAGCGGGCGGTCGACATGATCGAACGATACGGCGGCGAACGGATGCTGGCAAACAGCGCAGGCGACTGGGGACCGAGCAAACCGACCGCCGTGCCGGATTTGATTTTCGAGATGCGGCGTCGTGGACACAGCGAATCGTTGATCCGCAAAGTCGTTTACGACAACCCGATCGAGTTCTTTTCCAAGAGCACCCGCTTTGAGTTCACGCCACGCGACGGTGTTCAAACCGTCTAG
- a CDS encoding ABC transporter permease: MASVTADLPPSETSSASWIDRIDAWCIRLGDSFNPILVKETRQALKSRQFVVTFSLVLFAALAWTVGGSLSMMPQIYTTPSAPRMMVGYYFLLAVPMMLVVPMAAYRSLEGEIDDGTLELLSITALSPWQIVLGKLASASLQMVLYFVALFPCLAYAYTLRGVDMPTTILVIGLTIVVAVFLTVTALFMATLSRARTGRILTLLGLLIVLLWGEYGVGFAVVMMITQGNPMTAAATIFAATALFSFALATGNLMLTIAAAQLTPESENRSTPVRLALLIVTAVLVSIAGLAMFTMRDDGIGFYTLCAVACAGLWTLASSMMVAESGVMTPRIQRELPSSFFGRMALTWMTPGPGTGLVFAGTVILFLLALQQLSVYLIVDQGWISGWRANEFEMYFGQPAAVYAGYLVGFLVVVRLVMMVVRLKNNPRVEIGLAVLVVVAVFAVLIPYSIELHYNDYRQVTYSGTQITNWGFTLSQSVEGRLNPWIAKTILGVGILMWMMALFSIPAVVQPRKTATPERVQEELSRG, encoded by the coding sequence GTGGCAAGTGTTACTGCGGATCTGCCGCCAAGTGAAACCTCGTCAGCAAGTTGGATCGACCGAATCGATGCGTGGTGCATTCGACTGGGCGATTCGTTCAATCCGATCTTGGTCAAGGAAACCCGGCAAGCGCTCAAGAGCCGACAGTTTGTGGTGACGTTCTCGTTGGTGTTGTTCGCTGCGCTGGCGTGGACCGTCGGCGGCAGTCTGTCGATGATGCCACAGATTTACACGACGCCCAGTGCGCCGCGAATGATGGTCGGCTACTACTTTTTGTTGGCCGTGCCGATGATGTTGGTCGTACCGATGGCCGCGTACCGATCCCTGGAAGGCGAGATCGATGACGGGACGTTGGAGCTGCTGTCGATCACCGCACTGAGTCCATGGCAAATTGTGTTGGGAAAATTGGCGAGCGCTTCGTTGCAGATGGTGCTCTATTTCGTTGCCTTGTTTCCGTGTCTCGCGTACGCGTACACTCTACGTGGCGTGGACATGCCGACCACGATTCTGGTCATCGGTTTGACCATCGTGGTCGCTGTTTTCTTGACCGTCACTGCATTGTTCATGGCGACGCTGTCACGGGCCCGCACCGGACGCATCTTGACGTTGCTGGGGTTGCTGATCGTCTTACTATGGGGCGAGTATGGTGTCGGTTTTGCGGTCGTGATGATGATCACCCAAGGAAACCCGATGACGGCGGCGGCAACTATTTTTGCCGCCACGGCATTGTTCTCTTTTGCGTTGGCGACCGGGAACCTGATGCTGACCATCGCAGCGGCTCAGTTGACTCCTGAGAGTGAAAATCGCTCCACACCTGTTCGGCTTGCGTTGCTGATCGTCACGGCGGTGCTGGTTTCGATCGCGGGGCTGGCGATGTTCACCATGCGTGATGACGGGATCGGGTTTTACACGCTCTGTGCCGTCGCCTGTGCGGGCTTGTGGACGCTGGCGTCCAGCATGATGGTTGCCGAGTCAGGCGTGATGACACCGCGGATTCAACGTGAGTTGCCCAGCAGTTTCTTTGGTCGCATGGCGTTGACTTGGATGACCCCCGGACCGGGGACGGGATTGGTCTTTGCCGGAACCGTGATTCTGTTTCTGTTGGCGTTGCAACAGCTCTCGGTCTACTTGATCGTCGATCAAGGATGGATCAGTGGTTGGAGGGCCAACGAGTTTGAGATGTATTTTGGACAACCGGCTGCCGTCTACGCGGGCTATTTGGTCGGATTCTTGGTCGTGGTGCGACTGGTCATGATGGTGGTGCGACTGAAAAACAATCCGCGTGTCGAGATCGGACTGGCCGTGCTCGTCGTCGTTGCCGTGTTTGCCGTTTTGATTCCGTATTCGATCGAGTTGCATTACAACGATTACCGTCAAGTCACCTACTCCGGCACCCAGATCACCAACTGGGGATTCACGTTGAGTCAGTCCGTGGAAGGAAGGCTGAATCCTTGGATTGCCAAGACGATTCTCGGCGTCGGCATCCTGATGTGGATGATGGCGTTGTTTTCGATTCCTGCCGTGGTCCAACCTCGTAAAACGGCGACACCAGAACGGGTGCAGGAAGAACTATCCCGAGGGTGA
- a CDS encoding peptidylprolyl isomerase, giving the protein MTSETSSAQSTAEAPVTHKVYFDIEIDGEPAGKIVFGLFGEDVPKTAENFRALCTGEKGKGKSGKPLHFKGSIFHRVIPQFMLQGGDFTRGNGTGGESIYGEKFADENFKYKHDAPYLLSMANAGPNTNGSQFFITTIVTDWLNGKHVVFGRVLEGQELVKRIEALGTPSGATRLPIKIVDSGEVKKEG; this is encoded by the coding sequence ATGACTTCAGAAACATCGTCCGCACAATCCACCGCAGAAGCGCCCGTCACCCACAAAGTCTACTTTGACATCGAAATCGACGGCGAACCCGCCGGCAAGATCGTGTTCGGGCTGTTCGGTGAAGACGTCCCCAAGACCGCCGAGAACTTCCGTGCCCTGTGCACCGGCGAAAAGGGAAAAGGCAAAAGTGGCAAACCGTTGCATTTCAAGGGCAGCATCTTTCACCGAGTGATTCCTCAGTTCATGCTGCAAGGCGGTGACTTCACCCGTGGCAACGGAACCGGCGGCGAAAGCATCTACGGCGAAAAGTTTGCCGACGAGAATTTCAAGTACAAGCATGACGCGCCTTATCTGTTGAGCATGGCCAACGCTGGCCCCAACACCAACGGCTCGCAATTCTTTATCACCACGATCGTCACCGACTGGCTCAACGGCAAACACGTCGTTTTCGGACGTGTCCTGGAAGGTCAAGAGTTGGTCAAGCGAATCGAAGCTCTGGGAACACCCAGCGGCGCAACTCGCTTGCCGATCAAAATTGTTGACTCCGGCGAAGTCAAAAAGGAAGGTTGA
- a CDS encoding CARDB domain-containing protein yields the protein MHLNSRIQMEPGEILLHVSNVGSQTGTISNAHVYGTVTDTAPEVLQPCTTGRTLIPRTGNLSIGNFTGNDVVMGDDWGYQGTFTGNVVGDFESLTGDWSGTYGYLGCDYFDAGVGGYVEDFDIYYGTASGTWSSTGDWFGDLYNRSISQTAGQIQSGYEINDASLLVPVKMEAYWLDNQDNRLGKIHEWTVQSQGSDDHLVIQAGRAYSRPAGAAGILVVGDESQGHMESNESNNERTTDIKPFLIAQSIEQSADNENVSVLVETLNLLIADPVDVELFWTDAEGNRIGAAAPKQSIVPGVNRFTTVDFAASEMSLNRPADAAGLIAVVDDGNHYPEVNQEDNQVTLPLQAVITATSLQRPSPQSVVMRVDVDHLIAGETITSELYWTDSVGNPMLLAATKTITVGNDTTIDVMFSGNDFVAGRPVGGAGLLAIVDSDAAFAEADETDNEVFLALPGALTNLSASYSSFTQRVSILLNTQNLLAFEEIPLRLEWSNESEESLALAAEVSVIVGASGVINVELEPFELVNSRPFGATRLRVIADPGGGFGITLPPPFFFPVHPDLIAQSLAISDDFSTIQFHFQTENVLPTELVSIGLYWVDQSGTYLSQAGFTRVPAGGSQVSKEVVFDFAAMLETVPVGATNIAAWVDSEQRFLETLENNNRLAIPLPPAELSAVSPVDPDGTLGDPEPLSGAPGYEILVDWIIRNAGPGPAHPTEHSVHWSTDAVLDDSDSVITTFATDSIAAGAEQVVSDAALMIPEGTALGDYYLLVSVDHQDRVAETDEENNLIAVPVRLTDTSPYTNPVDAFDVNGDGMTTARDALDIINELLFRHASRGSDGRIYFRVLPVLDCDVNGDLRISALDALNVVNEIALRRRETNEAGEAERLEPGNAVAVDRIHRQSHDEDDDEDLQWYLEPSGIQ from the coding sequence ATGCATCTGAACTCCCGCATCCAGATGGAGCCCGGTGAGATTCTGTTGCACGTCAGCAACGTGGGCAGCCAAACCGGCACGATCAGCAACGCTCATGTCTACGGAACGGTGACCGACACGGCACCGGAAGTCCTGCAGCCCTGCACAACCGGGCGAACGCTGATTCCTCGAACCGGAAACTTGAGCATCGGCAACTTCACCGGGAACGATGTCGTGATGGGAGACGACTGGGGTTACCAAGGCACGTTTACCGGAAACGTCGTCGGTGACTTCGAGAGTTTGACCGGGGATTGGAGCGGGACCTACGGATATCTTGGCTGCGATTATTTCGATGCCGGGGTGGGCGGGTATGTCGAGGATTTTGACATCTACTATGGCACCGCATCGGGGACATGGTCATCAACTGGCGATTGGTTTGGGGATTTGTACAACCGTTCGATTTCCCAAACGGCCGGCCAGATCCAATCGGGATACGAGATCAACGATGCGAGTCTGTTGGTGCCGGTGAAGATGGAAGCTTACTGGTTGGACAACCAAGACAATCGCCTTGGTAAGATTCACGAATGGACTGTGCAGTCTCAGGGAAGCGACGATCATCTGGTGATTCAAGCCGGACGCGCGTACAGCCGGCCGGCCGGGGCGGCTGGGATTCTGGTTGTCGGCGATGAGTCGCAAGGCCACATGGAATCGAATGAGTCGAACAATGAGCGTACGACGGATATCAAACCTTTCTTGATCGCGCAAAGCATCGAGCAGTCGGCAGACAACGAAAACGTTTCCGTGCTCGTGGAAACATTGAATCTGTTGATTGCGGACCCCGTGGACGTGGAGCTTTTTTGGACGGATGCCGAAGGCAACCGGATCGGTGCGGCGGCACCAAAGCAGTCCATTGTTCCCGGCGTCAATCGATTCACCACCGTGGACTTTGCCGCCAGCGAGATGTCGCTGAATCGTCCGGCGGACGCTGCTGGCTTGATCGCCGTGGTGGACGATGGCAATCACTATCCGGAAGTCAACCAAGAGGACAATCAAGTCACGCTGCCATTGCAAGCCGTTATCACAGCCACGTCGCTACAACGTCCATCTCCTCAATCGGTCGTGATGAGAGTGGACGTGGACCATTTGATTGCCGGGGAAACGATCACGTCAGAACTCTACTGGACAGATTCCGTTGGCAACCCAATGTTACTGGCGGCGACGAAAACGATCACCGTCGGGAACGATACAACGATCGACGTGATGTTTAGTGGCAATGATTTCGTCGCCGGTCGACCAGTGGGTGGGGCAGGTCTGTTGGCGATAGTCGACTCGGATGCTGCATTCGCGGAAGCCGATGAAACGGACAATGAAGTCTTTCTGGCGTTGCCGGGAGCGTTGACCAATTTGTCGGCCAGCTACAGCTCGTTCACGCAGCGGGTTTCCATCCTGCTGAACACTCAGAACCTGCTGGCATTCGAAGAAATTCCCTTGCGTCTGGAATGGTCGAACGAATCCGAAGAATCACTCGCATTGGCTGCGGAAGTTTCCGTTATCGTCGGTGCCAGCGGTGTGATCAACGTCGAGCTGGAGCCGTTTGAGTTGGTCAATTCAAGGCCCTTCGGCGCGACCCGTTTGCGCGTCATCGCGGATCCTGGTGGCGGTTTCGGAATCACATTGCCACCGCCGTTTTTCTTCCCCGTCCATCCTGATTTGATCGCGCAATCGTTGGCCATCTCGGATGATTTCAGCACGATCCAGTTTCACTTTCAAACGGAAAATGTTCTACCAACAGAGCTGGTTTCAATAGGGCTGTACTGGGTGGACCAGTCGGGAACCTATTTGTCCCAGGCGGGATTCACGCGAGTGCCGGCGGGCGGGTCACAGGTGTCGAAAGAAGTCGTTTTTGATTTCGCCGCCATGCTTGAGACAGTGCCTGTCGGTGCGACCAACATCGCCGCTTGGGTGGATTCTGAGCAACGATTCTTGGAGACCCTCGAGAACAATAACCGGTTGGCGATCCCTCTGCCGCCGGCGGAGTTGTCTGCCGTGTCACCAGTGGACCCCGATGGAACACTCGGCGATCCCGAACCACTGTCGGGCGCCCCCGGATATGAAATCCTTGTGGATTGGATCATTCGCAACGCGGGACCTGGACCGGCACATCCGACCGAACATTCTGTTCACTGGTCGACCGACGCGGTGCTGGACGACAGCGATTCAGTCATCACGACGTTCGCGACGGACAGCATCGCCGCCGGAGCAGAGCAGGTGGTCAGTGATGCTGCGTTGATGATTCCTGAGGGAACTGCGCTGGGTGACTACTACTTACTCGTTTCGGTTGATCACCAGGATCGGGTGGCCGAGACCGATGAAGAAAACAATTTGATTGCGGTGCCTGTTCGATTGACTGATACCTCACCGTACACCAACCCGGTGGACGCATTTGACGTCAACGGTGACGGCATGACGACGGCTCGAGATGCGTTGGACATCATCAACGAGTTGCTGTTTCGGCACGCGAGCCGAGGTTCAGACGGCAGGATCTATTTCCGTGTGCTGCCGGTGCTGGACTGTGACGTCAACGGCGACTTGCGGATTTCTGCGCTGGATGCTTTGAACGTGGTGAACGAGATCGCCCTGCGGCGTCGGGAGACCAACGAGGCAGGCGAAGCGGAGCGTTTGGAGCCAGGCAACGCTGTGGCGGTTGATCGGATTCATCGACAAAGCCATGATGAAGATGACGACGAAGATCTGCAGTGGTACCTTGAGCCAAGTGGCATTCAGTGA
- the moaC gene encoding cyclic pyranopterin monophosphate synthase MoaC yields MKSTHFDADGNVHMVDVSAKDVTVRRAVAAADIVLAAETAEMIRSGSADKGDVLAVARIAAIGATKWTQHLIPLCHCIGLDSVSVDFQWIENSTDAPDAQHTSTPGSPCRLRCVVAVANTGKTGVEMEAMTAASVGVLTVYDMVKSTDRSAVIGPIRLLSKSGGKSGDFVADNPVA; encoded by the coding sequence GTGAAATCAACACACTTTGACGCGGACGGCAATGTTCACATGGTCGACGTTTCGGCGAAGGATGTGACGGTGCGTCGAGCCGTTGCGGCGGCAGATATCGTCTTGGCCGCTGAGACCGCAGAGATGATTCGTAGCGGGTCTGCGGACAAGGGAGACGTGTTGGCGGTGGCTCGGATCGCCGCGATCGGGGCGACGAAATGGACTCAGCATTTGATTCCGTTGTGCCATTGCATCGGGCTGGACAGCGTCTCCGTGGATTTTCAGTGGATCGAGAACTCTACGGATGCACCGGATGCCCAGCATACGTCGACTCCAGGTTCGCCATGCCGGTTGCGTTGCGTCGTTGCTGTCGCCAACACGGGCAAGACAGGTGTGGAGATGGAAGCGATGACGGCGGCTTCTGTCGGCGTCTTGACGGTCTATGACATGGTCAAATCGACGGATCGCAGTGCCGTGATCGGTCCGATCCGGTTGCTGAGCAAATCGGGTGGCAAATCCGGTGATTTTGTCGCTGACAATCCCGTTGCGTGA